The following proteins are co-located in the bacterium genome:
- a CDS encoding DUF86 domain-containing protein, with protein MSKRGDKEFLCDIKEAIGRIRNYIDDMSYKEFLQDIKTQDAVVRNIEIIGEAVKHLSNSLRNKYKNIEWKDIAGMRDKIIHFYFGIKWELVWSAVKDKLPELLTKIETIIKGI; from the coding sequence ATGTCTAAAAGAGGAGATAAAGAATTTCTTTGTGACATAAAAGAAGCAATAGGAAGAATTAGAAATTATATTGACGATATGAGTTATAAAGAGTTCCTACAGGATATAAAAACACAAGATGCTGTTGTCCGCAATATAGAAATTATTGGAGAGGCGGTTAAACATTTATCCAACAGTCTAAGAAATAAATACAAGAATATCGAATGGAAAGATATTGCCGGAATGAGAGATAAAATCATTCATTTTTATTTTGGTATAAAATGGGAGCTTGTATGGTCCGCTGTAAAAGACAAGCTGCCTGAATTACTGACTAAAATAGAGACAATTATCAAGGGAATATAG